The following coding sequences are from one Verrucomicrobiia bacterium window:
- a CDS encoding HEAT repeat domain-containing protein: MSAGLLAAAWLPHSTQAAEISAAPKKENRQPFPVVAPASDEGLNNIKKFTYPKEFKIDMVAAEPMLANPVAFTIDEQNNFYISETYRYRSSVLDIRHYMFMLEDDLAARTVEDRISFTRKHFGPAAEDLAIESEVVRYIQRGPDGMATKSTIYADRFNTMLDGIASGVLARKGKVYFTNIPNLWELQDTNGDGVADKRNSMSYGWGVRYSYTGHDFHGLAIGPDGKLYFSIGDRGANLKTKEGKTLAYPDEGGVYRCNLDGSDLEIVHRGLRNPQELAFDDYGNLFTGDNDSDNGDRERWVYVVEGGESGWRVGYQHAPLGRAGAWNSEKLWHPAPDNTAAYVLPPIAWLENGPSGLAYNPGTGLPDEYKGSFFLCHFKGQASVSGMHRHTVKQKGASFELVDHGKFIWNTLVTDVEFGYDGSIYFSDWHHDWPKSARGRIYRMTHPEAIKDLAVAQVKQLFAEGFDQRSAKELASLLPHKDKRVRQEAQFALVAKGQSSIPLLTEAAQKSTNQLARLHGIWGLGQFTKQSPKALEALRGLLADKDGEVRAQAAKVIGDAKDAKSLNDLVKLLKDPSDRVKYFAAMGVGKIGQKSTTGAVIEMIRVNADKDLYLRHAGVMALTWINDLKALETATKDESKSVRLATLLAMRRLELPSVASFLNDSDALIALEAARAINDAPISTAMPKLASLVVKPIASEPVALRAVNANFRLGADANAIVLAQAAANKDASVITRTESLGALGRWAKPPQRDRIVGIYRPLPERSDKTATAALQPVLNDILKTAPNEVRIAAIEAAADLKIKSASVVIAELVKDAKLDAKVRVEALKALETLGYEKLAEAVQIAVADKAEILRKEGNRIQAKIGPKDATIQLASILEKGSNGEKQGALATLAGIKGEKADQLIGQWLDKLIAGKVPNEIRWDIVAAAESRSGSVEAGKKDGSPASAKAVSDKLAKYIATLNSGTLTAKYRDLQWGGNAENGKKIFYEKIEASCLRCHQIKKEGGDVGPSMDGVATRVNREYLLESIVDPNARIAQGFETVLITKKDDTTVGGILKSEAGDELSILFQDEDGFKTVKVKKADVKNREKGLSGMPPGLADVLPKQDIRDVIEYLMTLK; encoded by the coding sequence TTGTCAGCTGGTTTGCTGGCGGCGGCCTGGCTGCCTCATTCCACGCAGGCGGCGGAGATATCTGCGGCTCCGAAGAAGGAGAATCGTCAGCCGTTTCCCGTTGTCGCTCCGGCGTCGGATGAGGGGCTGAACAATATCAAGAAGTTCACGTACCCGAAGGAGTTCAAGATCGACATGGTGGCGGCGGAACCGATGCTGGCGAATCCGGTGGCGTTCACGATCGATGAACAGAATAATTTCTATATCTCGGAGACGTATCGCTATCGCAGTTCGGTTCTCGATATCCGGCATTACATGTTCATGCTGGAGGATGATCTGGCGGCGCGAACGGTGGAGGATCGCATCTCATTTACACGGAAGCATTTCGGACCGGCGGCGGAGGATCTGGCGATCGAATCGGAAGTGGTGCGTTACATCCAGCGCGGACCGGATGGGATGGCGACCAAGTCCACGATCTATGCGGATCGTTTCAACACGATGCTGGATGGCATCGCGTCTGGCGTGCTGGCGCGGAAGGGCAAGGTGTATTTCACGAACATCCCGAATCTCTGGGAGCTGCAAGACACGAATGGCGATGGCGTGGCGGACAAACGCAACTCGATGAGCTACGGCTGGGGCGTGCGCTACAGTTACACGGGACATGATTTTCATGGGTTGGCGATCGGGCCGGATGGGAAGTTGTATTTCAGTATCGGTGATCGCGGTGCGAATCTGAAGACGAAGGAAGGCAAGACGCTCGCCTATCCTGATGAGGGCGGTGTGTATCGCTGCAACCTGGATGGTTCTGATCTGGAGATCGTGCATCGTGGGTTGCGGAATCCGCAGGAGCTGGCGTTCGATGATTACGGCAATCTGTTCACGGGCGATAATGATTCTGACAACGGCGATCGTGAGCGCTGGGTGTATGTGGTAGAGGGCGGCGAGAGCGGTTGGCGCGTGGGGTATCAGCATGCGCCGCTGGGTCGCGCGGGTGCGTGGAACAGCGAGAAGCTGTGGCATCCGGCACCGGATAACACGGCGGCGTATGTATTACCGCCGATCGCGTGGTTGGAGAACGGGCCGTCCGGCCTGGCTTACAATCCGGGCACGGGTTTGCCGGATGAGTACAAGGGCAGTTTCTTCCTGTGCCATTTCAAGGGGCAGGCGTCTGTCTCGGGCATGCATCGTCATACGGTGAAGCAAAAGGGCGCGAGCTTTGAGCTGGTGGATCACGGCAAGTTCATCTGGAACACGTTGGTGACGGATGTGGAGTTCGGTTACGATGGCTCGATCTATTTCTCGGACTGGCATCATGACTGGCCGAAGTCCGCACGCGGTCGCATCTATCGCATGACGCATCCGGAAGCTATCAAAGATCTGGCCGTGGCGCAGGTGAAGCAGCTTTTTGCGGAGGGATTCGATCAGCGTTCCGCGAAGGAACTCGCGAGCTTGCTCCCACACAAGGACAAGCGCGTGCGGCAGGAAGCTCAGTTCGCGTTGGTGGCGAAGGGGCAGAGCTCCATCCCGCTGCTGACGGAAGCGGCGCAAAAGTCCACGAATCAACTGGCGCGTTTGCACGGCATCTGGGGTTTGGGACAATTCACGAAGCAATCGCCCAAGGCACTGGAAGCGTTGCGTGGCTTGTTGGCTGACAAGGATGGGGAAGTGCGCGCGCAAGCGGCCAAGGTGATCGGTGATGCGAAGGATGCGAAGTCGCTGAACGATCTCGTGAAGTTGCTGAAGGATCCGAGCGATCGCGTGAAGTATTTCGCGGCGATGGGCGTGGGTAAGATCGGTCAGAAGAGCACCACGGGAGCGGTCATCGAGATGATCCGCGTGAATGCGGACAAAGACTTGTATCTGCGTCATGCGGGTGTGATGGCGCTGACGTGGATCAATGACCTGAAGGCGCTGGAAACGGCGACGAAGGATGAATCGAAGTCGGTGCGCTTGGCGACGTTGCTGGCGATGCGTCGGTTGGAGCTGCCGTCGGTGGCGAGCTTCTTGAATGACAGCGATGCACTCATCGCACTGGAAGCGGCACGGGCGATCAATGATGCGCCGATCAGTACGGCGATGCCGAAGCTGGCGTCGCTGGTGGTGAAGCCGATCGCGTCTGAGCCGGTGGCTCTGCGCGCGGTGAACGCGAATTTCCGCCTGGGTGCGGATGCGAATGCCATCGTGCTGGCGCAAGCTGCGGCGAACAAGGATGCGTCCGTCATCACGCGTACGGAATCGCTGGGTGCGCTGGGCCGTTGGGCGAAGCCGCCACAGCGGGATCGTATCGTGGGTATTTATCGTCCGTTGCCGGAGCGCAGTGACAAGACGGCGACGGCGGCGTTGCAACCGGTGTTGAACGACATCCTCAAGACGGCGCCGAACGAAGTGCGCATCGCGGCGATCGAAGCGGCCGCGGACTTGAAGATCAAGAGCGCGAGCGTGGTGATCGCGGAGTTGGTGAAGGACGCAAAGCTCGATGCGAAGGTGCGCGTGGAGGCACTGAAGGCGTTGGAAACGCTCGGCTATGAGAAGCTGGCTGAAGCGGTGCAAATCGCGGTCGCGGACAAGGCGGAGATTTTGCGTAAAGAGGGCAATCGTATCCAAGCGAAGATTGGGCCGAAGGATGCGACGATCCAGCTCGCGAGCATCTTGGAGAAAGGTTCCAACGGCGAGAAGCAGGGCGCATTGGCAACACTCGCTGGCATCAAGGGCGAGAAGGCGGACCAGTTGATCGGTCAGTGGCTGGATAAATTGATCGCGGGCAAGGTGCCGAATGAGATTCGTTGGGACATCGTGGCGGCGGCGGAATCGCGCAGCGGCAGTGTCGAGGCTGGCAAGAAAGATGGAAGCCCGGCGAGCGCGAAAGCGGTGAGCGACAAGCTGGCGAAGTACATCGCGACGTTAAACTCGGGGACGTTGACGGCGAAGTATCGCGACCTGCAATGGGGCGGCAATGCGGAGAACGGAAAAAAGATCTTCTACGAGAAGATCGAGGCGTCGTGCTTGCGCTGCCATCAAATCAAGAAAGAGGGTGGCGATGTGGGGCCTTCGATGGATGGCGTGGCTACGCGCGTGAACCGCGAGTATCTGTTGGAGTCTATCGTGGACCCGAACGCGCGCATCGCGCAGGGCTTCGAGACGGTGCTCATCACGAAGAAGGATGACACGACGGTAGGTGGCATCTTGAAGAGCGAAGCAGGGGATGAATTGAGCATCCTCTTCCAAGATGAGGACGGTTTCAAAACCGTGAAGGTGAAGAAGGCGGATGTGAAGAACCGCGAGAAGGGCCTGTCTGGCATGCCGCCGGGATTGGCGGACGTGCTGCCGAAGCAGGACATCCGCGACGTCATCGAGTACTTGATGACGTTGAAGTAA
- a CDS encoding YlbF family regulator yields MTATETTASIAAKTTELCEAILADPEFQRQRSHISAFLDNDAARGQYDALSLKGQMLQQKQQMGMDLSEQEIAEFNEHRDALLNNPVAKNFLDAQREVSSIQDYVMKHVAKTFELGRLPAPEDMDDGGCCNSGGGCGCH; encoded by the coding sequence ATGACTGCCACCGAAACCACCGCGTCGATCGCCGCCAAGACCACTGAACTCTGCGAAGCCATCCTCGCCGACCCTGAATTTCAGCGCCAACGCAGCCATATCAGCGCCTTCCTCGACAACGACGCCGCCCGCGGCCAATACGACGCCCTGAGCCTCAAAGGCCAGATGCTCCAGCAGAAGCAGCAGATGGGCATGGACCTCAGCGAGCAGGAGATCGCCGAATTCAACGAGCATCGCGATGCCCTCTTGAACAACCCCGTCGCCAAGAACTTCCTCGACGCCCAGCGCGAAGTCAGCAGCATCCAGGACTACGTGATGAAGCACGTCGCCAAGACCTTCGAACTCGGCCGCCTCCCGGCCCCCGAAGACATGGATGACGGCGGTTGCTGCAACAGCGGTGGCGGCTGCGGCTGCCACTAA
- a CDS encoding DUF1501 domain-containing protein: protein MLTTQPFISRRAALRSLICGSALMPGIVQSLLAQSGDDTTNPLSPKTTHFPGKAKRVIFLFMTGGVSQIDTFDPKPKIKELSPDGKKYLPTLWDFKRGGKCGTEVSDLFPYVRENMDDICLIRSLYGDHNDHAQATLGIHTGSVSFARPSMGSWVSYGMGTLNQNLPSFVVLAPKLPYAGSQVWSSDFLPGAHAGTRVLAGAEPIPDLNRRAPSARVQELELSLLEKINQKHQGTRATDPMLAARIKSFETAFGMQSAMPDVLDMSKETDATLKLYGLERGSTKGFAWQCLVARRMIERGVRFVELIDVGSSGNWDAHGNLKGHEPLARNVDRPIAGLLKDLKSRGLLEDTLVVWTSEFGRTPTPDSPDGRSHQASVYSSWLAGGGIKPGIVYGASDEISRKPVENPVHVHDFHATIMHCLGFNHEKLTYHHGGRDYRLTDVHGNVVKGILA, encoded by the coding sequence ATGTTAACCACGCAGCCATTCATCTCGCGCCGGGCGGCTCTCCGCTCGCTCATCTGCGGTTCCGCGCTTATGCCGGGCATCGTGCAATCCCTCCTGGCTCAATCAGGCGATGATACGACTAACCCGCTCTCACCTAAGACCACACATTTCCCCGGCAAAGCCAAGCGCGTCATCTTTCTGTTCATGACCGGCGGTGTCTCGCAGATCGATACATTCGATCCCAAGCCGAAGATCAAAGAACTGAGTCCTGACGGTAAAAAGTATCTGCCGACCTTGTGGGATTTCAAACGCGGCGGCAAGTGTGGCACGGAAGTCAGCGACCTTTTCCCTTACGTGCGAGAGAACATGGATGACATCTGCCTCATCCGCTCGCTCTATGGCGATCATAACGATCACGCGCAAGCCACACTCGGCATCCATACTGGCTCTGTGAGTTTCGCCCGTCCCAGCATGGGTTCATGGGTGAGCTATGGCATGGGGACGCTGAACCAGAATCTCCCCTCGTTCGTAGTACTCGCGCCGAAGCTGCCTTACGCCGGCAGTCAGGTGTGGAGTTCGGATTTCCTTCCCGGCGCTCATGCTGGCACGCGTGTCTTGGCTGGTGCCGAACCGATCCCTGATTTGAATCGTCGTGCTCCTTCCGCGCGCGTGCAGGAACTGGAACTGAGCCTGCTGGAGAAGATCAACCAGAAGCATCAGGGTACTCGCGCCACGGATCCGATGCTGGCTGCGCGTATCAAATCATTTGAAACCGCGTTCGGTATGCAATCCGCCATGCCCGATGTGCTGGACATGTCGAAGGAAACGGACGCCACGTTGAAGCTGTACGGCTTGGAGCGCGGCAGCACGAAGGGCTTCGCTTGGCAATGCCTTGTGGCCCGCCGGATGATCGAGCGCGGCGTGCGTTTCGTGGAATTGATCGATGTCGGTTCTTCCGGCAACTGGGATGCTCACGGCAATCTGAAAGGCCATGAACCCCTCGCCCGTAACGTAGACCGTCCTATCGCCGGGCTTTTGAAAGACCTCAAATCACGCGGCTTGCTGGAAGACACGCTCGTTGTCTGGACATCTGAATTTGGTCGCACGCCTACTCCCGACAGCCCAGATGGTCGCAGTCATCAGGCTAGCGTCTATTCCTCATGGCTGGCCGGTGGCGGTATCAAACCCGGTATCGTTTACGGTGCCAGCGACGAGATCAGCCGTAAGCCAGTGGAGAATCCCGTGCATGTGCATGACTTCCACGCGACCATCATGCATTGCCTCGGCTTCAATCACGAGAAGCTGACGTATCATCACGGCGGGCGCGATTACCGCCTCACCGATGTGCATGGTAATGTGGTGAAGGGCATTTTAGCGTAG
- a CDS encoding PSD1 and planctomycete cytochrome C domain-containing protein, which produces MRFVNKYAVMLGTWAVLTVSAQAAAPIDGLELFEKSIRPALVDNCYECHSVQGGKAKGGLLLDSKDGWVKGGDNGPAILPGKPDASPLIKAIRYHDESTQMPPKKGPMSDATIKAFEQWVKLGAPDPRVATAGAAHIGPFNFTEEREFWSYQPVKNPAPPKVKNSRWVQSPIDNFILAKLEEKGLTPAKSADKRTLIRRATFDLTGLPPTPEEVDAFLNDKSSKAFERVIERLLASPAYGERWGRHWLDVVRYADTAGCNSDFPVPPAYKYRNWVIDAVNADKPYQQFLREQIAGDLLPAKSAQEHERNIIATGYLGMSRRFASQTNEFYLTLDDSIDNLGKGLMGLTLSCARCHDHKYDAVTAEDYYALYGILKSSTYTFPGVEVIPNPRDYIPLGTDAQKAEWKTYENKLTELDVELTRLDAMVRGANAQKNDVPAIRTKMNEIRKERDNLKANPPKVELAYGVQEGQSADTKLMIKGEPHRLGAVVPRGFLQVLGGQKLPKEEKGSGRKELAEWIIDPANPLTHRVMANRIWHWHFGKGLAQTPNDFGKRGKAPTHPELLDYLTTRFIESGWSLKAMHRLIMLSSTYQMGSEDDAADAAKDIANDYLWRFDRRRLSAEEIRDTLLVLGDSLDLTPGGEHPFPPRNKWSYTQHTPFVDTYPTTKRSVYMMQQRIRKHPFFETWDGADPNSSTGARPLSITPIQALFQMNDPLIHEQADKFAQRVWNSAKKDADRIQNAFVFAYGRPATKDEIKTGEEYLGAISLALKESGTPVEKMLDAAWASYVRVLFSSNEFIFVD; this is translated from the coding sequence ATGCGATTCGTAAATAAATATGCAGTGATGCTCGGCACTTGGGCTGTATTGACAGTTTCTGCTCAAGCGGCCGCGCCTATCGATGGTTTGGAGCTGTTCGAAAAGAGCATCCGCCCGGCCTTGGTGGATAATTGCTACGAATGCCACAGTGTCCAAGGCGGCAAAGCCAAGGGCGGTCTGTTGCTGGATTCCAAAGACGGCTGGGTTAAAGGCGGTGACAACGGCCCCGCCATCCTGCCCGGCAAACCGGATGCCAGCCCGCTCATCAAAGCCATCCGTTATCATGATGAATCCACGCAGATGCCGCCGAAGAAGGGGCCGATGTCCGATGCTACGATCAAGGCATTCGAACAATGGGTGAAGCTCGGTGCGCCCGATCCCCGCGTTGCCACCGCCGGTGCTGCTCATATCGGTCCGTTCAATTTCACGGAAGAACGCGAGTTCTGGTCCTATCAACCCGTCAAAAATCCCGCGCCGCCCAAGGTGAAGAACTCGCGCTGGGTGCAGTCACCGATCGATAATTTCATCCTGGCAAAGCTCGAAGAAAAAGGTCTCACCCCAGCGAAGTCCGCAGATAAACGCACACTCATTCGCCGCGCCACGTTCGACCTTACCGGTTTGCCTCCTACGCCGGAAGAAGTGGACGCCTTCCTGAATGATAAATCCTCAAAAGCTTTCGAGCGCGTCATCGAACGCCTGCTCGCTTCTCCAGCTTACGGCGAACGCTGGGGCCGTCATTGGCTGGATGTAGTCCGCTATGCTGACACTGCCGGGTGCAATTCCGATTTCCCGGTGCCGCCTGCCTACAAGTATCGCAACTGGGTCATCGACGCCGTCAACGCAGACAAGCCGTATCAACAATTCCTGCGCGAACAGATCGCGGGCGATCTGCTGCCCGCCAAATCAGCTCAGGAACATGAGCGTAATATCATCGCCACCGGTTATCTCGGCATGTCGCGCCGTTTCGCTTCGCAGACAAATGAGTTCTACCTGACGCTCGATGACAGCATCGACAATCTCGGCAAGGGCTTGATGGGACTCACGCTCAGTTGCGCCCGTTGCCACGATCACAAGTATGATGCCGTCACCGCAGAAGATTATTACGCGCTCTACGGCATCTTGAAGAGCAGCACCTACACCTTCCCCGGAGTGGAGGTCATACCCAATCCACGCGATTACATCCCGCTCGGTACGGACGCTCAAAAAGCCGAATGGAAGACTTACGAAAACAAGCTCACTGAGTTGGACGTGGAACTGACCCGCTTGGATGCCATGGTGCGTGGAGCGAACGCACAAAAGAACGACGTGCCCGCCATCCGGACCAAGATGAACGAGATTCGTAAAGAACGGGATAATCTGAAAGCCAATCCACCTAAGGTGGAACTCGCCTACGGCGTGCAAGAGGGCCAATCTGCCGATACCAAGCTGATGATCAAGGGCGAGCCACATCGCTTGGGTGCAGTGGTGCCGCGCGGTTTCTTGCAAGTACTCGGCGGGCAGAAGTTGCCCAAGGAAGAAAAAGGCAGCGGCCGCAAAGAACTCGCCGAATGGATCATTGATCCGGCCAATCCCCTCACCCATCGCGTGATGGCGAATCGCATCTGGCACTGGCATTTCGGCAAAGGCCTGGCGCAGACACCCAATGACTTTGGCAAACGCGGCAAAGCTCCCACGCATCCAGAATTACTGGATTATCTCACCACCCGTTTCATCGAAAGCGGCTGGAGTCTCAAAGCCATGCACCGCCTCATCATGCTCTCCAGCACGTATCAGATGGGCAGTGAAGACGATGCCGCAGATGCCGCGAAAGACATTGCCAATGATTACCTCTGGCGCTTCGATCGCCGCCGTCTTTCCGCTGAAGAGATTCGCGACACCTTGCTCGTGCTCGGCGATTCACTGGATCTCACGCCCGGTGGAGAACATCCTTTCCCGCCGCGTAACAAGTGGAGCTACACCCAGCACACACCTTTCGTAGATACCTATCCCACCACGAAGCGCAGCGTTTACATGATGCAGCAACGCATCCGCAAACATCCCTTCTTCGAGACGTGGGATGGCGCCGATCCGAACTCCTCCACCGGTGCGCGACCACTCAGTATTACGCCCATCCAGGCACTCTTCCAGATGAACGATCCGCTCATCCATGAACAGGCGGACAAATTCGCGCAACGTGTCTGGAATTCAGCGAAAAAAGATGCCGACCGCATCCAGAACGCGTTTGTCTTCGCTTACGGACGTCCGGCCACGAAGGACGAAATCAAAACGGGTGAAGAGTATCTCGGCGCCATTTCGCTGGCTTTAAAGGAATCCGGCACGCCGGTGGAAAAAATGTTGGATGCGGCCTGGGCCAGCTACGTGCGCGTCCTGTTCAGCAGCAACGAATTCATTTTTGTCGATTAA
- a CDS encoding hemerythrin domain-containing protein, with the protein MKITEALLAEHVVFHSVFDHIELVAPCLETLAEVKVLGGMLAALLEHHGEAEDKLLMEPLEHRLDHLGHRDSFHHEHELIDGFLIQLQSQTDVVAARTMLLKTVQISRHHFDKEERLVFPMAEQNLSDKTLRELGQQWERQRQVATV; encoded by the coding sequence ATGAAAATCACTGAAGCACTCCTCGCCGAGCACGTGGTCTTCCACAGCGTATTTGATCACATCGAGCTGGTGGCACCATGTCTGGAGACACTGGCCGAAGTCAAAGTGCTCGGCGGCATGCTGGCCGCTTTGCTGGAGCATCATGGCGAGGCGGAGGATAAGTTGCTGATGGAGCCGCTTGAGCATCGCCTGGATCATCTGGGCCATCGAGACTCATTCCATCACGAGCATGAGCTGATCGATGGGTTTCTTATCCAATTGCAGAGCCAGACCGATGTGGTGGCTGCACGGACTATGCTGCTCAAGACAGTTCAGATTTCCCGGCATCATTTCGATAAGGAAGAACGCCTGGTCTTTCCGATGGCGGAGCAAAATCTCAGTGACAAAACGCTGAGAGAGCTGGGACAGCAGTGGGAGAGGCAACGGCAGGTGGCGACCGTCTAG